A genomic segment from Streptomyces sp. NBC_00459 encodes:
- a CDS encoding ABC transporter permease, with product MTPTTEVKSASEPAEDTPRSLRSAALASAWRNMKGTRSLALVVLLVLLAVFGAMYPDNFLTAYNLRSVAIEAASYCVLAIGMTFVMTTGGIDLSVGSVLIFSGVVGVKVMSALGGGGPLTLLAGLVTTMATGLAWGVLNGLLVTKAKLPPLIATLATLSAAGGGALVLTNGLDLRGVPDSLVSGLGFGRFLGIPYTVWLAIGLTIGGAIVLGLTRFGTYTRTIGSNVEAARRAGVAVDRHLIKVYALCGLLAGIAAYVNLARFSTTTVGGHTGDNLQAIVATVLGGTSLFGGVGSVLGTAFGSLIPAVLSNGLVIIGLQPFWQQVAVGAVLAGVVYVDHVNRRRRTLR from the coding sequence ATGACCCCCACCACTGAGGTGAAGTCCGCTTCGGAACCCGCCGAGGACACGCCCCGTTCCCTCCGCTCGGCGGCCCTCGCCTCCGCCTGGCGCAACATGAAGGGCACCCGGAGCCTGGCCCTGGTCGTCCTGCTGGTGCTGCTGGCGGTGTTCGGCGCCATGTACCCGGACAACTTCCTCACCGCGTACAACCTGCGCAGCGTGGCCATCGAGGCCGCCTCCTACTGTGTGCTGGCCATCGGGATGACGTTCGTGATGACCACCGGGGGCATCGACCTGTCGGTCGGCTCGGTGCTGATCTTCTCCGGGGTCGTGGGTGTGAAGGTGATGTCGGCGCTGGGCGGCGGCGGCCCGCTGACGCTGCTGGCGGGCCTGGTGACAACGATGGCAACGGGTCTGGCCTGGGGTGTGCTGAACGGCCTCCTGGTCACGAAGGCCAAACTCCCGCCGCTGATCGCCACGTTGGCGACCCTCTCGGCGGCGGGCGGCGGCGCCCTGGTCCTCACCAACGGCCTGGACCTGCGCGGGGTCCCCGACTCCCTGGTCAGCGGCCTCGGCTTCGGGCGCTTTCTGGGCATCCCGTACACGGTCTGGCTGGCCATCGGTCTGACCATCGGCGGCGCGATCGTGCTCGGCCTGACCCGCTTCGGCACCTACACCCGCACGATCGGCTCCAACGTCGAGGCGGCCCGCCGCGCCGGAGTCGCCGTCGACCGCCATCTGATCAAGGTGTACGCGCTCTGCGGACTCCTCGCCGGAATCGCCGCGTACGTCAACCTGGCCCGTTTCTCCACCACCACCGTCGGCGGCCACACCGGGGACAACCTCCAGGCGATCGTCGCCACCGTGCTCGGCGGCACCAGCCTCTTCGGCGGTGTGGGCAGCGTCCTGGGCACCGCCTTCGGCTCCCTCATCCCGGCCGTGCTGAGCAACGGCCTGGTCATCATCGGCCTCCAGCCGTTCTGGCAGCAGGTCGCGGTCGGCGCGGTCCTGGCGGGGGTCGTCTACGTCGACCACGTCAACCGGCGCCGCCGCACGCTGCGTTAG
- a CDS encoding class F sortase: protein MPPVHRVHRLALSRTRLAILTLLTLGTVLSGCSTGPDPTVRVAPTAPAAASGAPRSGQSGQPSAPDAPAAPAEVAVPSVGITGPLMELGLNTDGKVEVPPAEKGMTAGWYTGGAVPGEVGAAVIIGHNDTRFGEAVFHDLKKIEEGADITVTDATGKALHFTVTATESVSKNAFPTEKVYGPTQERALRLITCDGDFDAQGHPVDNLIVYATAS from the coding sequence TTGCCCCCTGTACACCGTGTACACCGTCTTGCCCTGTCCCGGACCCGCCTCGCGATCCTCACCCTGCTGACCCTCGGCACCGTGCTCAGCGGCTGCTCGACCGGCCCCGATCCGACGGTCCGGGTCGCCCCCACCGCCCCCGCCGCCGCGTCGGGCGCTCCGCGGTCCGGGCAGTCCGGACAGCCCTCGGCCCCCGACGCTCCGGCGGCCCCTGCCGAGGTGGCCGTCCCCTCCGTGGGGATCACCGGTCCGCTGATGGAGCTGGGCCTCAACACGGACGGGAAGGTCGAGGTCCCGCCGGCCGAGAAGGGGATGACCGCGGGCTGGTACACGGGCGGTGCGGTGCCCGGTGAGGTCGGCGCGGCCGTCATCATCGGCCACAACGACACCCGCTTCGGCGAAGCCGTCTTCCACGACCTCAAGAAGATCGAGGAGGGGGCGGACATCACCGTCACCGACGCGACGGGAAAAGCCCTCCACTTCACCGTCACGGCCACGGAGAGCGTCAGCAAGAACGCCTTCCCGACGGAGAAGGTCTACGGGCCGACCCAGGAGCGTGCTCTACGGCTCATCACGTGCGACGGCGACTTCGACGCGCAGGGGCATCCGGTGGACAACCTCATCGTGTACGCGACAGCGAGCTGA
- a CDS encoding response regulator transcription factor, which produces MCANIVVAEDDAKQAELVRRYLEHEGHTVTVVEDGRTALETVRQQEPDLVVLDVMMPGADGLDVVRILRAERREVPVLMLTARSTEDDLLLGLDLGADDYMTKPFSPRELTARVRTLLRRNRRGTDPAPVAAPAPASTSAPVSEPEVAPEDEVLTVGALRVDPSRHEVWVAGAPVECTPGEFRILAAMAAEPGRVFTRARLLDELHGFDKYISGRTVDVHVMNLRKKIERAPRRPARLITVFGVGYKLTDPARNVRHASS; this is translated from the coding sequence GTGTGCGCAAACATTGTGGTCGCCGAAGACGACGCGAAGCAGGCCGAACTGGTGCGCCGCTACCTGGAGCACGAGGGTCACACCGTCACGGTCGTCGAGGACGGCCGGACGGCTCTCGAGACGGTCCGGCAGCAGGAACCCGACCTGGTCGTCCTCGACGTGATGATGCCCGGAGCCGACGGCCTCGACGTCGTACGGATCCTGCGCGCCGAACGCCGGGAGGTGCCGGTGCTGATGCTGACGGCCCGCAGCACCGAGGACGATCTGCTGCTCGGCCTCGACCTCGGCGCCGACGACTACATGACCAAGCCGTTCAGCCCGCGCGAACTCACGGCCCGGGTAAGGACGTTGCTGCGCCGCAACCGGCGCGGCACCGACCCGGCTCCGGTTGCCGCACCCGCCCCCGCTTCCACCTCCGCTCCCGTCTCGGAGCCCGAAGTGGCCCCGGAAGACGAGGTGTTGACGGTCGGCGCGCTCAGGGTCGATCCCTCGCGGCACGAGGTGTGGGTCGCCGGGGCACCCGTCGAGTGCACCCCCGGTGAGTTCCGTATCCTCGCGGCGATGGCGGCCGAGCCCGGCCGGGTCTTCACCAGGGCGCGGCTCCTGGACGAGCTGCACGGCTTCGACAAGTACATCAGCGGCCGGACCGTCGACGTGCACGTCATGAACCTGCGCAAGAAGATCGAACGCGCCCCGCGGCGGCCCGCCCGCCTCATCACCGTCTTCGGCGTCGGCTACAAACTCACGGACCCCGCAAGGAACGTGCGCCATGCGTCTTCCTGA
- a CDS encoding ABC transporter substrate-binding protein, translating to MKTAHVTLRGAALATVIVLGATACGSGDSSSSTANPKVTVILGTASDSFYNTLGCGAKAEGKKLGATVDVQGATTFDPATQTPILTSTVAKKPNAIVIAPTDSKALGTPLKQANEAGIKIVTADTGLDDTSFLSSAVSSNNVEGGAEAARTLAELVGEKGKVVIIGGTPGVTTADQRIKGFEDEIKKYPNISFVGVQPSTPSGGVVEAARLTAASLSKDPDLAGIFSISTPASDGANNAIKDAGKVGKIKVVGFDAGPAQVEQLKKGTVQALIAQKAEEIGAQAVRQAVNAIQGKKVTKSIGTSFVSITAANLGDANVSKYVYRSTC from the coding sequence ATGAAGACCGCCCACGTCACCCTCAGAGGCGCTGCCCTCGCCACCGTCATCGTCCTCGGGGCCACCGCCTGCGGGTCCGGCGACTCCTCGTCCTCCACCGCGAACCCCAAGGTGACCGTCATCCTCGGCACCGCGTCCGACTCCTTCTACAACACCCTCGGCTGCGGGGCGAAGGCCGAGGGCAAGAAACTCGGCGCCACTGTGGACGTCCAGGGCGCGACGACCTTCGACCCGGCCACCCAGACGCCGATCCTGACCAGCACGGTGGCCAAGAAGCCGAACGCCATCGTCATCGCGCCGACGGACTCGAAGGCGCTGGGTACGCCGTTGAAGCAGGCCAACGAGGCCGGCATCAAGATCGTGACGGCCGACACGGGCCTCGACGACACGAGTTTCCTCTCCTCCGCCGTCTCCTCCAACAACGTGGAGGGCGGCGCCGAGGCGGCCCGCACCCTGGCCGAGCTCGTCGGCGAGAAGGGCAAGGTCGTCATCATCGGCGGCACCCCGGGGGTCACCACGGCCGACCAGCGGATCAAGGGCTTCGAGGACGAGATCAAGAAGTACCCGAACATCTCCTTCGTCGGCGTCCAGCCGTCCACGCCCAGCGGTGGCGTGGTCGAGGCGGCCCGTCTGACCGCCGCGTCCCTCTCCAAGGACCCCGACCTGGCGGGCATCTTCTCCATCAGCACCCCGGCGAGCGACGGCGCCAACAACGCCATCAAGGACGCCGGCAAGGTCGGCAAGATCAAGGTCGTCGGCTTCGACGCGGGACCCGCGCAGGTCGAGCAGCTGAAGAAGGGCACGGTCCAGGCACTGATCGCCCAGAAGGCGGAGGAGATCGGCGCCCAGGCGGTGCGGCAGGCGGTGAACGCGATCCAGGGGAAGAAGGTGACGAAGTCGATCGGCACGTCGTTCGTGTCCATCACGGCGGCCAACCTCGGAGACGCAAACGTGAGCAAGTACGTGTACCGGTCGACCTGCTGA
- a CDS encoding glycoside hydrolase family 125 protein: MRSIDEPEGELPEGLRALRADVHRELRSLAPHAADRFTGLLTGTWGRAMRPLPDGEVFVLTGDIPAMWLRDSTAQVRPYLLAADDPAVAAALTGVLRRQLRYVLADPYANAFNAEPDGSGAGYVDEPAPAPLVWEQKYEVDSLCAPLQLAYGIWRATGSLGHLTADDRFVRAARRIIALWRVEQDHENRSPYEFRRLGDDAFDSLPRGGRGAPVAPTGMTWSGFRPSDDRCHHGYLVPSNAMAAVALSGLAELATAIGDPGLAADATALSGEIATGVRTHGVTAGADPTVYAYEVDGLGGQLLMDDANIPSLLSLPYLGWCDPGDQLYLRTREFVLSDANPFYYAGSSASGIGSPHTPPGHIWPLSLTMQALTSDDEAERTRLAELLLSTDGGTGSMHESFHVDDPATFTRPWFGWGDALFAELLLDLTGRSTARLHPRLSTTELPSR; the protein is encoded by the coding sequence ATGCGGTCGATCGACGAACCGGAAGGTGAGCTGCCGGAAGGCCTCCGGGCTCTGCGAGCCGATGTGCACCGCGAGCTGCGCTCCCTCGCCCCGCACGCCGCCGACCGCTTCACCGGGCTGCTGACCGGCACCTGGGGCAGGGCCATGCGCCCGCTCCCCGACGGCGAGGTCTTCGTCCTCACCGGCGACATCCCCGCGATGTGGCTGCGCGACAGCACCGCCCAGGTCCGCCCGTACCTCCTCGCCGCCGACGACCCCGCCGTCGCCGCCGCGCTCACCGGCGTCCTGCGCCGCCAGCTGCGGTACGTCCTCGCCGATCCGTACGCCAACGCCTTCAACGCCGAACCCGACGGCTCCGGCGCCGGCTACGTCGACGAGCCGGCCCCCGCCCCGCTGGTCTGGGAGCAGAAGTACGAGGTCGACTCGCTCTGCGCCCCGCTCCAGCTGGCCTACGGCATCTGGCGGGCCACCGGCAGCCTCGGCCACCTCACCGCCGACGACCGCTTCGTCCGCGCCGCGCGCCGCATCATCGCCCTGTGGCGGGTCGAGCAGGACCACGAGAACCGCTCACCGTACGAGTTCCGGCGTCTCGGCGACGACGCGTTCGACTCGCTGCCGCGCGGCGGCCGGGGCGCGCCGGTCGCGCCCACCGGCATGACCTGGTCCGGCTTCCGCCCCAGCGACGACCGCTGCCACCACGGCTATCTGGTCCCGTCCAACGCCATGGCGGCCGTAGCGCTGAGCGGTCTCGCCGAGCTGGCGACGGCGATCGGCGACCCCGGCCTCGCCGCCGACGCCACCGCCCTCTCGGGCGAGATCGCCACCGGGGTGCGTACGCACGGGGTGACCGCAGGGGCAGACCCGACGGTGTACGCGTACGAAGTCGACGGTCTCGGCGGGCAGTTGCTGATGGACGACGCCAACATCCCGAGCCTGCTCTCGCTGCCCTACCTCGGCTGGTGCGACCCGGGCGACCAGCTCTACCTGCGCACCCGCGAGTTCGTCCTCAGCGACGCCAACCCCTTCTACTACGCGGGCAGTTCGGCGTCCGGCATCGGCAGCCCGCACACCCCGCCCGGCCACATCTGGCCGCTCTCCCTCACCATGCAGGCGCTGACCAGCGACGACGAGGCCGAGCGGACCCGCCTCGCCGAGCTGCTGCTGAGTACCGACGGGGGCACCGGCTCCATGCACGAGAGCTTCCACGTCGACGATCCCGCGACCTTCACCCGCCCCTGGTTCGGCTGGGGCGACGCCCTCTTCGCCGAGCTGCTCCTCGACCTCACGGGCCGCTCGACGGCCCGCCTGCACCCTCGCCTGTCCACCACCGAACTGCCCTCGCGGTAA
- a CDS encoding LacI family DNA-binding transcriptional regulator produces the protein MRTPTMREVAALAGVSIKTVSRFVNGDETVSPAIAERVRAAIDETGYRRNDLARSLRPGQRSTTLALLVGDLSNPFYGSMANGVMGVARAHGHNVVLASSDEDPQAERRGIDDLLGQRVAGLLIVPGAMDYGYLGREVAQGTPVVFLDRPALGLDADTVLLDNHGGARKATEHLIAAGHRRIGVLVAASYHTTGRRLDGYLEAMRAAFGEVDEALIAKLEHGTRAEAEEAAVELLALPPDRRPTALFTTTNFLTHGALRAMGPGQGLALVGFDDFPFADLLPTPVTVVSGDAYEMGREAARLLLARIAGESGPPRRVELGTVLTPRGSGEQKP, from the coding sequence ATGCGAACGCCCACCATGCGGGAGGTCGCCGCCCTCGCCGGGGTGTCGATCAAGACCGTCTCCCGGTTCGTCAACGGTGACGAGACGGTCTCCCCCGCGATCGCGGAACGGGTGCGCGCTGCCATAGACGAGACCGGCTACCGCCGTAACGACCTCGCCCGGAGCCTGCGCCCCGGGCAGCGCAGCACCACCCTCGCGCTGCTGGTCGGCGACCTGTCCAACCCCTTCTACGGCTCGATGGCCAACGGCGTCATGGGTGTGGCCCGCGCCCACGGCCACAACGTCGTGCTGGCCAGCTCCGACGAGGACCCCCAGGCCGAGCGCCGGGGCATCGACGACCTGCTCGGGCAGCGCGTCGCCGGGCTGCTGATCGTGCCGGGCGCGATGGACTACGGCTATCTCGGCCGCGAGGTCGCCCAGGGCACCCCGGTGGTCTTCCTCGACCGGCCCGCGCTCGGCCTGGACGCGGACACCGTGCTGCTGGACAACCACGGGGGCGCCCGGAAGGCCACCGAGCATCTGATCGCCGCGGGTCACCGGCGGATCGGCGTCCTGGTGGCGGCCAGCTACCACACCACGGGCCGCCGACTCGACGGCTATCTGGAGGCCATGCGTGCCGCCTTCGGCGAGGTCGACGAGGCCCTGATCGCGAAGCTGGAGCACGGCACCCGGGCGGAGGCCGAGGAGGCCGCCGTCGAACTGCTGGCACTGCCCCCGGACCGGCGCCCCACGGCGCTGTTCACCACCACCAACTTCCTGACCCACGGCGCGCTGCGTGCCATGGGCCCGGGGCAGGGCCTGGCCCTGGTCGGCTTCGACGACTTCCCGTTCGCCGATCTGCTGCCTACCCCCGTGACGGTCGTGTCCGGGGACGCCTACGAGATGGGCCGCGAGGCCGCCCGACTGCTGCTGGCCCGGATCGCGGGCGAGAGCGGACCACCCCGCCGGGTCGAGCTCGGCACCGTACTGACCCCCCGTGGAAGCGGAGAGCAGAAGCCATGA
- a CDS encoding ATP-binding cassette domain-containing protein, translating to MSTPTPATPTPGYAGPKPHGATAVATPVLELSGIVKSYGQVQALRGAALTVYPGEVVALVGDNGAGKSTTIKVISGVIQPDAGEIRVDGKPVTIPDPIAARRLGIETVYQDLALAPDLDPAENLFLGREIMRPGLLGRLGFLDRKAMRAKADEAFGSLGVGIQDTAAQVVTMSGGQRQGIAVGRAVNWADRVLLMDEPTAALGVVQTERVGQLIQRVRASGVAVVLISHNLPFVFEYADRIEVLRLGQRVARLSGETATSENVLGAMTGALTFEDASDPALDPADSEDRS from the coding sequence ATGAGCACCCCAACTCCGGCCACCCCGACTCCGGGGTACGCCGGCCCGAAGCCGCACGGGGCCACCGCCGTCGCCACCCCGGTCCTCGAACTGTCCGGCATAGTCAAGAGCTACGGCCAGGTCCAGGCGCTGCGCGGTGCCGCGCTCACCGTCTACCCGGGCGAGGTGGTCGCGCTGGTCGGCGACAACGGCGCCGGCAAGAGCACCACCATCAAGGTCATCTCCGGGGTGATCCAGCCCGACGCGGGCGAGATACGGGTCGACGGCAAGCCTGTCACCATCCCGGACCCGATCGCCGCCCGCCGTCTGGGCATCGAGACCGTCTACCAGGATCTGGCCCTCGCCCCCGACCTGGACCCCGCCGAGAACCTCTTCCTCGGCCGCGAGATCATGCGCCCCGGGCTGCTCGGCAGGCTCGGTTTCCTGGACCGGAAGGCCATGCGGGCCAAGGCCGACGAGGCGTTCGGCTCGCTCGGGGTCGGCATCCAGGACACCGCCGCGCAGGTCGTCACGATGTCCGGCGGCCAGCGCCAGGGCATCGCGGTCGGCCGGGCGGTGAACTGGGCGGACCGGGTGCTGCTGATGGACGAACCGACGGCGGCACTGGGCGTCGTACAGACGGAACGGGTCGGACAGCTGATCCAGCGGGTCCGGGCCTCGGGCGTGGCGGTGGTGCTGATCAGCCACAACCTGCCGTTCGTCTTCGAGTACGCGGACCGTATCGAGGTGCTGCGGCTCGGACAACGGGTGGCCCGGCTGTCCGGGGAGACGGCCACCAGCGAGAACGTGCTCGGCGCCATGACGGGCGCGCTCACCTTCGAGGACGCCTCGGATCCCGCCCTCGACCCGGCAGACAGCGAGGACCGGTCATGA
- a CDS encoding sensor histidine kinase, translating to MRLPDRPDRPDKGGRAAGARLPLRKSLAGRLLTVSALVASCSVAATAWLAVQTTTVAIRQEQGQTLQSDAKIYNTLLGYAATHPGWDGVDTTVRELASESGRRIVLTDEDRRPFVDSAYSRSPGGGSSAGSLAPQPSAVVDPLAVDTVLVPDAAKAGANRVDPRAVGPFRLPARERAALRKASAGRVECLSRMGIAADVVDSPGGRPRVQFVSDETEAGTDSEIDRDMEAKCLEAFPVGPTPTEQKALSALNQLADACLKRKGRAAVKLNLDLSWDRSYVYGRDDVALGIEKGLSEREAAALAAKKREDAETAARKAAAAGDALDHTPYEIRDSEYDRAVAACVGSARREQLTGYVAESALLFIDGPGAAGVPGFDLSRAKTARIAGVTALVLALTVGASVLAGARLVRPLHALTGAAQRMRDGLDATPVPVPVVSDNEIGRLTAAFNDMAAHRARLEEQRKVMVSDVAHELRTPLSNIRGWLEAAHDGLADPDPAFVSSLLEEAVQLQHLINDLQDLGAADAGALRLHRKPVRIDELLGQVASAHQGLAETAGVTLTVLAPPPVTPRPPLLDADPVRLRQTVSNLLSNAVRHTPAGGTVTLRSYVSEAGDELAVEVSDTGSGIPAGDLPYVFDRFWRAEKSRNRSTGGSGLGLAIVLKLAEAHGGTVDVASTEGEGAIFTLRLPTAGSERTESPGRP from the coding sequence ATGCGTCTTCCTGACAGGCCCGACAGGCCCGACAAGGGGGGCAGAGCGGCGGGGGCCCGGCTGCCGCTGCGCAAGAGCCTGGCGGGGCGGCTGTTGACCGTGTCGGCGCTGGTTGCCTCGTGCTCGGTCGCCGCGACCGCCTGGCTGGCCGTGCAGACGACCACCGTCGCGATCCGCCAGGAGCAGGGGCAGACCCTCCAGTCCGACGCGAAGATCTACAACACCCTCCTCGGCTACGCGGCCACCCACCCCGGCTGGGACGGCGTCGACACCACCGTGCGAGAACTGGCGAGCGAGTCCGGGCGCCGGATCGTGCTCACCGACGAGGACCGACGCCCGTTCGTTGACTCGGCCTACTCGCGCTCGCCGGGCGGCGGTTCGTCCGCCGGTTCACTTGCCCCGCAGCCCTCGGCCGTCGTGGATCCGCTGGCCGTCGACACCGTGCTGGTGCCCGACGCGGCCAAGGCCGGCGCGAACCGCGTCGATCCACGGGCCGTGGGGCCCTTCCGGCTGCCCGCGAGGGAACGCGCGGCGCTGCGGAAGGCGTCCGCCGGGAGGGTGGAGTGCCTCAGCAGGATGGGTATCGCCGCCGACGTCGTCGACAGCCCGGGCGGACGCCCCCGCGTCCAGTTCGTGAGCGACGAGACGGAGGCCGGCACCGACAGCGAGATCGACCGTGACATGGAAGCGAAGTGCCTGGAGGCCTTCCCGGTCGGACCCACCCCGACCGAGCAAAAGGCCCTGAGCGCCCTCAACCAACTGGCGGACGCCTGCCTGAAACGAAAGGGCCGGGCGGCAGTGAAACTCAACCTGGACCTGTCCTGGGACCGGAGTTACGTATACGGGCGGGACGACGTGGCCCTCGGCATCGAGAAGGGTCTCAGCGAGCGGGAGGCGGCAGCCCTGGCCGCCAAGAAGAGGGAGGACGCCGAGACGGCAGCGCGGAAGGCGGCGGCGGCCGGCGACGCGCTCGACCACACCCCCTACGAGATCCGCGACAGCGAGTACGACAGGGCCGTCGCCGCATGCGTCGGCAGCGCCCGCCGGGAACAGCTCACGGGCTATGTCGCCGAGTCCGCACTCCTGTTCATCGACGGCCCCGGTGCGGCCGGCGTACCCGGCTTCGACCTCTCCCGGGCCAAAACCGCACGCATCGCCGGGGTCACCGCCCTGGTCCTCGCCCTCACCGTCGGTGCCTCGGTCCTCGCCGGAGCCAGGCTCGTCCGCCCGTTGCACGCGCTCACCGGCGCGGCCCAGCGCATGCGGGACGGCCTCGACGCGACGCCGGTGCCCGTGCCCGTCGTCTCGGACAACGAGATCGGGCGGCTGACGGCGGCCTTCAACGACATGGCCGCGCACCGGGCCCGCCTGGAGGAGCAGCGCAAGGTGATGGTCAGCGATGTCGCCCATGAGCTGCGGACGCCGCTGAGCAACATCCGGGGCTGGCTGGAGGCGGCCCACGACGGACTGGCCGACCCGGACCCGGCGTTCGTCTCCTCGCTCCTGGAGGAGGCGGTGCAGCTCCAGCACCTCATCAACGACCTCCAGGACCTGGGCGCGGCCGACGCGGGCGCCCTGCGGCTGCACCGGAAGCCGGTACGGATCGACGAGCTGCTCGGCCAGGTCGCCTCCGCGCACCAGGGGTTGGCCGAGACGGCGGGCGTCACCCTCACGGTCCTGGCACCGCCGCCGGTCACTCCTCGCCCACCGCTTCTCGACGCCGACCCCGTACGGCTGCGCCAGACCGTCAGCAACCTGCTCTCCAACGCGGTGCGCCACACCCCGGCCGGCGGCACGGTGACCCTGCGCTCGTACGTCAGTGAGGCCGGGGACGAACTGGCCGTCGAGGTGTCCGACACCGGCAGCGGCATCCCGGCGGGCGATCTCCCGTATGTGTTCGACCGTTTCTGGCGGGCGGAGAAGTCCCGCAACCGCAGCACCGGCGGCAGCGGTCTCGGCCTGGCGATCGTCCTCAAGCTCGCCGAGGCCCACGGCGGCACGGTGGACGTGGCGAGCACGGAGGGGGAGGGAGCCATCTTCACCCTGAGGCTGCCGACAGCCGGATCGGAGAGGACGGAGAGCCCCGGTCGACCCTGA
- a CDS encoding serine/threonine-protein kinase, with protein sequence MTVEAAALRQAGATPLRPADPERIGPYVPLALLGSGGMGRVYLARPADDGPGLFAVKVIRPEYAEDPTFRRRFEQEALVHGRVRSPRAPRLCGTGFQDELLWMATEYLAALDLTEAVREDGALESGAVWRLVAELGQALADLAATGIVHRDLKPSNVLLSLRGAHVIDFGISKAADASAITGTGNRVGTPAYMSPEYLRTGHCDATSDVFSLAGTLIYAAVGRAPFGDGTGVDVMHRVAFEEPDAEVIGEITATDPALGALLAACLSKEPELRPTPRVLIQAARECAGESAEASRWPEPLLGRVVERQRAYDVLYRVPVARAAELRLPGHRPNPVPASALPVPAKDAAPVPAAESAVPAAASAETSLGQRRPTGALAWARRRPVPAAAVALALCALAAMGFVLTRPEAQATAAPPGVGPAASADTAAEAGNALPKPGTSDGKSVPSTSGNGTETADGPADPSQVSDGTDGDGDGDSGNDPAGPDTSTDTDPTAGTGTGSDPGSDPGTGTDGGTSTTPTPTPSPVTSTTEPASAPWTTDCTYYAGKVRTAIGDTGKRVKQVQCILMLRGYDIGGTGVDGVFGTGLEAAMKNFQVDKGLAVNGIVKRVTWDNLRASK encoded by the coding sequence GTGACAGTCGAAGCTGCCGCGCTGCGGCAAGCCGGCGCTACCCCCCTGCGTCCCGCCGACCCTGAACGCATCGGTCCCTACGTGCCGTTGGCGTTGCTCGGCAGCGGTGGCATGGGGCGGGTCTATCTGGCGCGCCCAGCGGACGACGGTCCCGGCCTGTTCGCGGTCAAGGTGATCCGCCCGGAGTACGCCGAGGACCCGACGTTCCGGCGCCGGTTCGAGCAGGAGGCGTTGGTGCACGGCCGGGTCCGTTCCCCGCGCGCGCCGAGGCTGTGCGGTACGGGGTTCCAGGACGAGTTGCTGTGGATGGCCACGGAGTACCTCGCCGCACTCGACCTCACGGAAGCCGTACGGGAGGACGGTGCCCTGGAGTCGGGCGCCGTCTGGCGGCTGGTGGCGGAGTTGGGGCAGGCGCTCGCCGACCTCGCCGCCACGGGGATCGTGCACCGGGATCTGAAGCCGTCCAACGTTCTGCTGTCCCTCCGGGGCGCCCACGTCATCGACTTCGGCATCTCCAAGGCCGCTGACGCGAGCGCGATCACCGGCACCGGCAACCGGGTCGGAACGCCCGCCTACATGTCCCCGGAGTATCTGCGGACCGGCCACTGCGACGCGACGTCCGACGTGTTCTCGCTCGCCGGGACACTGATCTACGCGGCGGTCGGCCGGGCCCCCTTCGGCGACGGCACCGGCGTCGACGTGATGCACCGGGTCGCGTTCGAGGAGCCCGACGCCGAGGTGATCGGCGAGATCACGGCGACCGACCCGGCGCTGGGCGCGCTGCTGGCCGCCTGCCTCTCCAAGGAACCCGAGCTGCGGCCGACGCCGAGGGTGCTGATCCAGGCGGCGCGTGAGTGTGCCGGCGAGTCGGCGGAGGCGTCCAGATGGCCGGAACCGCTGCTCGGCAGGGTGGTGGAGCGGCAGCGGGCGTACGACGTCCTTTACCGCGTCCCCGTCGCACGGGCGGCCGAGCTGCGCCTCCCGGGGCACCGCCCGAACCCGGTGCCGGCGTCGGCACTGCCGGTTCCGGCGAAGGACGCTGCCCCCGTCCCGGCAGCGGAGTCGGCCGTTCCGGCCGCCGCGTCCGCCGAGACGTCCCTGGGGCAGCGACGCCCGACCGGAGCTCTTGCCTGGGCCCGCAGACGGCCCGTGCCGGCTGCGGCGGTGGCCCTCGCTCTCTGCGCCCTGGCCGCGATGGGCTTCGTACTCACCCGCCCGGAGGCCCAGGCGACCGCCGCGCCGCCGGGAGTCGGCCCGGCGGCCTCCGCCGACACCGCGGCCGAAGCGGGCAACGCCCTGCCGAAGCCGGGCACCTCGGACGGAAAGTCGGTCCCGAGCACGTCCGGCAACGGCACCGAGACCGCCGACGGCCCCGCCGACCCCTCCCAGGTCTCCGACGGCACCGACGGCGATGGTGACGGCGACTCCGGGAACGACCCCGCGGGCCCTGACACGTCTACGGACACTGACCCGACCGCAGGTACGGGGACGGGCTCCGACCCGGGCTCCGACCCCGGCACCGGAACGGACGGCGGCACCAGCACCACCCCCACTCCCACACCGTCCCCGGTCACCTCCACGACCGAGCCCGCCTCGGCGCCCTGGACCACCGACTGCACGTACTACGCGGGCAAGGTCCGCACGGCCATCGGCGACACCGGCAAGCGCGTCAAGCAGGTCCAGTGCATCCTCATGCTGCGCGGGTACGACATCGGCGGCACCGGCGTGGACGGTGTGTTCGGGACGGGCCTGGAGGCCGCGATGAAGAACTTCCAGGTGGACAAGGGACTGGCCGTCAACGGCATCGTGAAGCGGGTGACCTGGGACAACCTGCGGGCGTCGAAGTGA